In the Oryza glaberrima chromosome 6, OglaRS2, whole genome shotgun sequence genome, one interval contains:
- the LOC127775408 gene encoding uncharacterized protein LOC127775408 isoform X1: MPSALPPRHTQAPAPSAAASATACLLRRRRGRLRVSLCYCRASTEPLVFASPSSPSLLRSSVAVPVPSSPRHANRGPGDGGGLLVVTVAASAVVLSACFVFLSAMRSMLECKKAAESLEKSFGSAREKLPETMASVRLVGREICDLAVDLSNLSQELRKGVQSSMSVVHTADAQLHQLTTSAPQGNQRVTSNRKRAAGEPLLASTVRELRELIAELHSGFGVAVSIAGLLTWASNFVSKRPKNRS; the protein is encoded by the exons ATGCCGTctgctcttcctcctcgccacaCCCaagctcccgcgccgtcggccgccgcctccgccaccgcctgcctcctccgccgccggcgcggccgactCCGTGTCAGCCTCTGTTACTGCAGAGCCTCCACGGAGCCTCTCGTGTTCGCCTCCCCGAGCTCTCCGTcgctcctccgctcctccgttgccgtccccgtcccctcctccccgcgccaCGCAAATCGGGGgccgggagacggcggcggcctcctggTAGTCACCGTCGCTGCGTCCGCG GTTGTTCTTTCTGCATGCTTTGTATTCCTTTCAGCAATGCGCTCCATGTTG GAATGCAAGAAGGCAGCAGAATCTCTTGAGAAGTCCTTCGGTTCAGCAAGAGAGAAGCTTCCTGAAACCATGGCTTCAGTGAGACTAGTTGGAAGGGAGATCTGTGACTTGGCTGTGGATCTCAGTAATCTAAG TCAAGAATTGAGGAAGGGCGTCCAAAGTTCCATGAGCGTTGTTCATACAGCCGATGCTCAACTGCACCAACTGACGACCTCTGCCCCACAAG GAAATCAGAGGGTGACTAGTAATCGAAAGAGAGCAGCAGGAGAGCCTTTGCTCGCTAGTACCGTGAGAGAACTCCGTGAGTTAATTGCAGAATTACACTCAGGATTTGGAGTAGCCGTCAGCATCGCGGGCCTTTTAACGTGGGCATCAAATTTTGTTTCTAAGCGTCCTAAGAATCGCTCATAG
- the LOC127776137 gene encoding LRR receptor kinase SERK2-like isoform X1 codes for MQGQMPGPPTPFTPPRPRPRSLRSPPRPCRLALTTTSPPPRPTRHSLSQGRKGEVSPRATATRRGLPPPPPPPRAARRSMAARRRLLLLLALLLCRLAAVLPTSEVEALQGFMAGFAGSNAAFQSWDASAPNPCTWFHVTCGPGNQVIRLDLGNQSLSGELKPDIWQLQALQSFRELYGNSISGKIPSELGRLASLQTLDLYLNNFTGEIPYELGNLSKLSNLRLNNNSLSGAIPMSLTTIQNLEVLDLSHNNLSGIIPTNGSFSHFTPISFSNNPRTFANSSDSPSNNSGAAVPSGRSSASSIGTIAGGAAAGAAMLFAAPIVVFAWWWRRKPHVQFFDLLEEETPEVHLGQLRRFTLRELQVATDNFSQTNLLGRGGFGKVYKGRLLDGSLIAIKRLNEDRIGTGERQFLMEVEIISMAVHQNLLRLQGYCMTPTERLLVYPYMENKSLETRLRECSDSQQPLDWPTRRKIALGSARGISYLHEGCDPKIIHRDVKAANILLDEKLEAVVGDFGLARIMDYKVSHVVTGVMGTLGHIPMEYLTAGRTSDKTDVFGYGIMLFELISGKRGFDLVGLANEENARVHDWLRHGLIAVALTSKESVARKIQLMEELGFSRDELLMIIRKAPQLVASSEEKIRQAAEFLKRDVGLEGWYIAHRPVLFLYSLERRLLPRHHLLKIAQGFLQLEP; via the exons ATGCAGGGCCAAATGCCAGGGCCCCCCACTCCGTTTACTCCCCCGCGTCCGCGACCGCGAAGTCTCcggtctccgccgcgcccgtgtCGCCTCGCCCTGACCACCACCAGTCCACCGCCGCGGCCCACACGGCACAGCCTCTCACaagggaggaagggggaagTGAGCCCCCGCGCCACGGCCACGCGCCGcgggcttcctcctcctcctcctcctccccgagccGCACGCCGATCGatggccgcgcggcggcgcctcctcctgctcctcgccCTCCTGCtgtgccgcctcgccgccgtcctccccacCTCCGAAG TGGAGGCCTTGCAGGGTTTCATGGCAGGGTTCGCCGGCAGCAACGCGGCGTTCCAGAGCTGGGACGCGTCCGCGCCCAACCCTTGCACCTGGTTCCATGTCACCTGTGGCCCGGGGAACCAGGTCATCAGGCT GGATCTCGGGAACCAGTCGCTGTCCGGCGAGTTGAAGCCCGACATTTGGCAGCTGCAAGCATTGCAATCCTT CAGGGAACTTTATGGCAATAGCATCAGCGGGAAAATACCTAGCGAGCTTGGGCGGTTAGCTAGCTTGCAAACTTTGGATCTCTACTTGAACAATTTCACCGGTGAAATACCGTATGAACTGGGAAATTTATCGAAGCTCAGTAACCT CCGTCTGAACAACAATAGTCTGTCAGGTGCAATTCCCATGTCATTGACAACAATCCAAAATCTTGAAGTGCT GGACTTGTCACATAACAACTTGTCGGGAATAATACCGACCAATGGTTCATTTTCACACTTCACCCCAATCAG TTTCTCCAATAACCCACGTACTTTCGCAAATTCTTCTGATTCGCCATCAAATAACTCGGGAGCAGCGGTGCCATCAG GAAGAAGTAGTGCATCCAGCATTGGAACAATTGCTGGTGGAGCTGCTGCAGGTGCTGCCATGTTGTTTGCTGCTCCTATTGTAGTGTTcgcatggtggtggcggcgtaaACCACATGTCCAATTCTTTGACCTACTAG AAGAAGAAACTCCAGAAGTTCATCTGGGTCAGCTTAGAAGGTTCACACTGAGAGAACTGCAAGTGGCAACAGATAACTTCAGTCAAACTAATTTGCTAGGGAGAGGAGGCTTTGGAAAGGTCTATAAAGGAAGATTGTTAGATGGTTCATTGATAGCAATTAAAAGACTAAATGAAGATCGAATTGGAACTGGAGAGCGGCAGTTCCTAATGGAAGTCGAGATCATCAGCATGGCCGTGCATCAAAATCTCCTACGCCTCCAGGGGTATTGTATGACACCCACCGAGCGGCTGCTTGTGTATCCTTACATGGAGAATAAAAGCCTTGAGACACGCTTACGAG AGTGCTCTGATTCACAACAACCACTTGACTGGCCAACACGAAGAAAAATCGCGTTAGGGTCTGCAAGAGGGATCTCTTACTTGCATGAAGGATGTGATCCCAAAATTATCCATCGAGATGTCAAAGCTGCTAACATTTTGTTGGATGAAAAACTTGAAGCGGTTGTTGGTGATTTCGGTCTGGCTAGAATTATGGATTACAAAGTTTCCCATGTTGTAACCGGTGTGATGGGGACATTGGGGCACATTCCCATGGAGTACCTGACTGCAGGAAGAACTTCAGATAAAACTGATGTTTTTGGGTATGGGATCATGCTTTTTGAACTGATTAGTGGGAAAAGGGGATTTGATCTTGTTGGTCTTGCAAATGAAGAAAATGCCAGAGTGCATGATTGG ttgcgGCACGGGCTCATCGCGGTGGCTTTAACGAGCAAGGAGTCCGTTGCGAGGAAGATACAGCTGATGGAGGAGCTTGGGTTTTCGCGGGATGAATTGTTGATGATCATCAGGAAGGCACCGCAGTTGGTGGCCTCATCGGAGGAAAAGATACGGCAAGCCGCTGAATTCTTGAAGAGGGATGTCGGTTTGGAGGGATGGTACATTGCGCATAGGCCAGTGTTGTTCTTGTACAGCCTTGAGCGGCGATTGTTGCCTCGGCATCACTTGCTCAAGATTGCTCaaggttttctgcaacttgaaccataa
- the LOC127776137 gene encoding LRR receptor kinase SERK2-like isoform X2: MQGQMPGPPTPFTPPRPRPRSLRSPPRPCRLALTTTSPPPRPTRHSLSQGRKGEVSPRATATRRGLPPPPPPPRAARRSMAARRRLLLLLALLLCRLAAVLPTSEVEALQGFMAGFAGSNAAFQSWDASAPNPCTWFHVTCGPGNQVIRLDLGNQSLSGELKPDIWQLQALQSLELYGNSISGKIPSELGRLASLQTLDLYLNNFTGEIPYELGNLSKLSNLRLNNNSLSGAIPMSLTTIQNLEVLDLSHNNLSGIIPTNGSFSHFTPISFSNNPRTFANSSDSPSNNSGAAVPSGRSSASSIGTIAGGAAAGAAMLFAAPIVVFAWWWRRKPHVQFFDLLEEETPEVHLGQLRRFTLRELQVATDNFSQTNLLGRGGFGKVYKGRLLDGSLIAIKRLNEDRIGTGERQFLMEVEIISMAVHQNLLRLQGYCMTPTERLLVYPYMENKSLETRLRECSDSQQPLDWPTRRKIALGSARGISYLHEGCDPKIIHRDVKAANILLDEKLEAVVGDFGLARIMDYKVSHVVTGVMGTLGHIPMEYLTAGRTSDKTDVFGYGIMLFELISGKRGFDLVGLANEENARVHDWLRHGLIAVALTSKESVARKIQLMEELGFSRDELLMIIRKAPQLVASSEEKIRQAAEFLKRDVGLEGWYIAHRPVLFLYSLERRLLPRHHLLKIAQGFLQLEP; encoded by the exons ATGCAGGGCCAAATGCCAGGGCCCCCCACTCCGTTTACTCCCCCGCGTCCGCGACCGCGAAGTCTCcggtctccgccgcgcccgtgtCGCCTCGCCCTGACCACCACCAGTCCACCGCCGCGGCCCACACGGCACAGCCTCTCACaagggaggaagggggaagTGAGCCCCCGCGCCACGGCCACGCGCCGcgggcttcctcctcctcctcctcctccccgagccGCACGCCGATCGatggccgcgcggcggcgcctcctcctgctcctcgccCTCCTGCtgtgccgcctcgccgccgtcctccccacCTCCGAAG TGGAGGCCTTGCAGGGTTTCATGGCAGGGTTCGCCGGCAGCAACGCGGCGTTCCAGAGCTGGGACGCGTCCGCGCCCAACCCTTGCACCTGGTTCCATGTCACCTGTGGCCCGGGGAACCAGGTCATCAGGCT GGATCTCGGGAACCAGTCGCTGTCCGGCGAGTTGAAGCCCGACATTTGGCAGCTGCAAGCATTGCAATCCTT GGAACTTTATGGCAATAGCATCAGCGGGAAAATACCTAGCGAGCTTGGGCGGTTAGCTAGCTTGCAAACTTTGGATCTCTACTTGAACAATTTCACCGGTGAAATACCGTATGAACTGGGAAATTTATCGAAGCTCAGTAACCT CCGTCTGAACAACAATAGTCTGTCAGGTGCAATTCCCATGTCATTGACAACAATCCAAAATCTTGAAGTGCT GGACTTGTCACATAACAACTTGTCGGGAATAATACCGACCAATGGTTCATTTTCACACTTCACCCCAATCAG TTTCTCCAATAACCCACGTACTTTCGCAAATTCTTCTGATTCGCCATCAAATAACTCGGGAGCAGCGGTGCCATCAG GAAGAAGTAGTGCATCCAGCATTGGAACAATTGCTGGTGGAGCTGCTGCAGGTGCTGCCATGTTGTTTGCTGCTCCTATTGTAGTGTTcgcatggtggtggcggcgtaaACCACATGTCCAATTCTTTGACCTACTAG AAGAAGAAACTCCAGAAGTTCATCTGGGTCAGCTTAGAAGGTTCACACTGAGAGAACTGCAAGTGGCAACAGATAACTTCAGTCAAACTAATTTGCTAGGGAGAGGAGGCTTTGGAAAGGTCTATAAAGGAAGATTGTTAGATGGTTCATTGATAGCAATTAAAAGACTAAATGAAGATCGAATTGGAACTGGAGAGCGGCAGTTCCTAATGGAAGTCGAGATCATCAGCATGGCCGTGCATCAAAATCTCCTACGCCTCCAGGGGTATTGTATGACACCCACCGAGCGGCTGCTTGTGTATCCTTACATGGAGAATAAAAGCCTTGAGACACGCTTACGAG AGTGCTCTGATTCACAACAACCACTTGACTGGCCAACACGAAGAAAAATCGCGTTAGGGTCTGCAAGAGGGATCTCTTACTTGCATGAAGGATGTGATCCCAAAATTATCCATCGAGATGTCAAAGCTGCTAACATTTTGTTGGATGAAAAACTTGAAGCGGTTGTTGGTGATTTCGGTCTGGCTAGAATTATGGATTACAAAGTTTCCCATGTTGTAACCGGTGTGATGGGGACATTGGGGCACATTCCCATGGAGTACCTGACTGCAGGAAGAACTTCAGATAAAACTGATGTTTTTGGGTATGGGATCATGCTTTTTGAACTGATTAGTGGGAAAAGGGGATTTGATCTTGTTGGTCTTGCAAATGAAGAAAATGCCAGAGTGCATGATTGG ttgcgGCACGGGCTCATCGCGGTGGCTTTAACGAGCAAGGAGTCCGTTGCGAGGAAGATACAGCTGATGGAGGAGCTTGGGTTTTCGCGGGATGAATTGTTGATGATCATCAGGAAGGCACCGCAGTTGGTGGCCTCATCGGAGGAAAAGATACGGCAAGCCGCTGAATTCTTGAAGAGGGATGTCGGTTTGGAGGGATGGTACATTGCGCATAGGCCAGTGTTGTTCTTGTACAGCCTTGAGCGGCGATTGTTGCCTCGGCATCACTTGCTCAAGATTGCTCaaggttttctgcaacttgaaccataa
- the LOC127775408 gene encoding uncharacterized protein LOC127775408 isoform X3 — MPSALPPRHTQAPAPSAAASATACLLRRRRGRLRVSLCYCRASTEPLVFASPSSPSLLRSSVAVPVPSSPRHANRGPGDGGGLLVVTVAASAVVLSACFVFLSAMRSMLECKKAAESLEKSFGSAREKLPETMASVRLVGREICDLAVDLSNLSVMYMFDHIRHREDNY, encoded by the exons ATGCCGTctgctcttcctcctcgccacaCCCaagctcccgcgccgtcggccgccgcctccgccaccgcctgcctcctccgccgccggcgcggccgactCCGTGTCAGCCTCTGTTACTGCAGAGCCTCCACGGAGCCTCTCGTGTTCGCCTCCCCGAGCTCTCCGTcgctcctccgctcctccgttgccgtccccgtcccctcctccccgcgccaCGCAAATCGGGGgccgggagacggcggcggcctcctggTAGTCACCGTCGCTGCGTCCGCG GTTGTTCTTTCTGCATGCTTTGTATTCCTTTCAGCAATGCGCTCCATGTTG GAATGCAAGAAGGCAGCAGAATCTCTTGAGAAGTCCTTCGGTTCAGCAAGAGAGAAGCTTCCTGAAACCATGGCTTCAGTGAGACTAGTTGGAAGGGAGATCTGTGACTTGGCTGTGGATCTCAGTAATCTAAG TGTCATGTATATGTTTGATCACATAAGGCATCGGGAAGACAACTACTAA
- the LOC127776137 gene encoding LRR receptor kinase SERK2-like isoform X3 — protein sequence MQGQMPGPPTPFTPPRPRPRSLRSPPRPCRLALTTTSPPPRPTRHSLSQGRKGEVSPRATATRRGLPPPPPPPRAARRSMAARRRLLLLLALLLCRLAAVLPTSEVEALQGFMAGFAGSNAAFQSWDASAPNPCTWFHVTCGPGNQVIRLDLGNQSLSGELKPDIWQLQALQSFRELYGNSISGKIPSELGRLASLQTLDLYLNNFTGEIPYELGNLSKLSNLLSGAIPMSLTTIQNLEVLDLSHNNLSGIIPTNGSFSHFTPISFSNNPRTFANSSDSPSNNSGAAVPSGRSSASSIGTIAGGAAAGAAMLFAAPIVVFAWWWRRKPHVQFFDLLEEETPEVHLGQLRRFTLRELQVATDNFSQTNLLGRGGFGKVYKGRLLDGSLIAIKRLNEDRIGTGERQFLMEVEIISMAVHQNLLRLQGYCMTPTERLLVYPYMENKSLETRLRECSDSQQPLDWPTRRKIALGSARGISYLHEGCDPKIIHRDVKAANILLDEKLEAVVGDFGLARIMDYKVSHVVTGVMGTLGHIPMEYLTAGRTSDKTDVFGYGIMLFELISGKRGFDLVGLANEENARVHDWLRHGLIAVALTSKESVARKIQLMEELGFSRDELLMIIRKAPQLVASSEEKIRQAAEFLKRDVGLEGWYIAHRPVLFLYSLERRLLPRHHLLKIAQGFLQLEP from the exons ATGCAGGGCCAAATGCCAGGGCCCCCCACTCCGTTTACTCCCCCGCGTCCGCGACCGCGAAGTCTCcggtctccgccgcgcccgtgtCGCCTCGCCCTGACCACCACCAGTCCACCGCCGCGGCCCACACGGCACAGCCTCTCACaagggaggaagggggaagTGAGCCCCCGCGCCACGGCCACGCGCCGcgggcttcctcctcctcctcctcctccccgagccGCACGCCGATCGatggccgcgcggcggcgcctcctcctgctcctcgccCTCCTGCtgtgccgcctcgccgccgtcctccccacCTCCGAAG TGGAGGCCTTGCAGGGTTTCATGGCAGGGTTCGCCGGCAGCAACGCGGCGTTCCAGAGCTGGGACGCGTCCGCGCCCAACCCTTGCACCTGGTTCCATGTCACCTGTGGCCCGGGGAACCAGGTCATCAGGCT GGATCTCGGGAACCAGTCGCTGTCCGGCGAGTTGAAGCCCGACATTTGGCAGCTGCAAGCATTGCAATCCTT CAGGGAACTTTATGGCAATAGCATCAGCGGGAAAATACCTAGCGAGCTTGGGCGGTTAGCTAGCTTGCAAACTTTGGATCTCTACTTGAACAATTTCACCGGTGAAATACCGTATGAACTGGGAAATTTATCGAAGCTCAGTAACCT TCTGTCAGGTGCAATTCCCATGTCATTGACAACAATCCAAAATCTTGAAGTGCT GGACTTGTCACATAACAACTTGTCGGGAATAATACCGACCAATGGTTCATTTTCACACTTCACCCCAATCAG TTTCTCCAATAACCCACGTACTTTCGCAAATTCTTCTGATTCGCCATCAAATAACTCGGGAGCAGCGGTGCCATCAG GAAGAAGTAGTGCATCCAGCATTGGAACAATTGCTGGTGGAGCTGCTGCAGGTGCTGCCATGTTGTTTGCTGCTCCTATTGTAGTGTTcgcatggtggtggcggcgtaaACCACATGTCCAATTCTTTGACCTACTAG AAGAAGAAACTCCAGAAGTTCATCTGGGTCAGCTTAGAAGGTTCACACTGAGAGAACTGCAAGTGGCAACAGATAACTTCAGTCAAACTAATTTGCTAGGGAGAGGAGGCTTTGGAAAGGTCTATAAAGGAAGATTGTTAGATGGTTCATTGATAGCAATTAAAAGACTAAATGAAGATCGAATTGGAACTGGAGAGCGGCAGTTCCTAATGGAAGTCGAGATCATCAGCATGGCCGTGCATCAAAATCTCCTACGCCTCCAGGGGTATTGTATGACACCCACCGAGCGGCTGCTTGTGTATCCTTACATGGAGAATAAAAGCCTTGAGACACGCTTACGAG AGTGCTCTGATTCACAACAACCACTTGACTGGCCAACACGAAGAAAAATCGCGTTAGGGTCTGCAAGAGGGATCTCTTACTTGCATGAAGGATGTGATCCCAAAATTATCCATCGAGATGTCAAAGCTGCTAACATTTTGTTGGATGAAAAACTTGAAGCGGTTGTTGGTGATTTCGGTCTGGCTAGAATTATGGATTACAAAGTTTCCCATGTTGTAACCGGTGTGATGGGGACATTGGGGCACATTCCCATGGAGTACCTGACTGCAGGAAGAACTTCAGATAAAACTGATGTTTTTGGGTATGGGATCATGCTTTTTGAACTGATTAGTGGGAAAAGGGGATTTGATCTTGTTGGTCTTGCAAATGAAGAAAATGCCAGAGTGCATGATTGG ttgcgGCACGGGCTCATCGCGGTGGCTTTAACGAGCAAGGAGTCCGTTGCGAGGAAGATACAGCTGATGGAGGAGCTTGGGTTTTCGCGGGATGAATTGTTGATGATCATCAGGAAGGCACCGCAGTTGGTGGCCTCATCGGAGGAAAAGATACGGCAAGCCGCTGAATTCTTGAAGAGGGATGTCGGTTTGGAGGGATGGTACATTGCGCATAGGCCAGTGTTGTTCTTGTACAGCCTTGAGCGGCGATTGTTGCCTCGGCATCACTTGCTCAAGATTGCTCaaggttttctgcaacttgaaccataa
- the LOC127775408 gene encoding uncharacterized protein LOC127775408 isoform X2 gives MPSALPPRHTQAPAPSAAASATACLLRRRRGRLRVSLCYCRASTEPLVFASPSSPSLLRSSVAVPVPSSPRHANRGPGDGGGLLVVTVAASAVVLSACFVFLSAMRSMLECKKAAESLEKSFGSAREKLPETMASVRLVGREICDLAVDLSNLSSVMYMFDHIRHREDNY, from the exons ATGCCGTctgctcttcctcctcgccacaCCCaagctcccgcgccgtcggccgccgcctccgccaccgcctgcctcctccgccgccggcgcggccgactCCGTGTCAGCCTCTGTTACTGCAGAGCCTCCACGGAGCCTCTCGTGTTCGCCTCCCCGAGCTCTCCGTcgctcctccgctcctccgttgccgtccccgtcccctcctccccgcgccaCGCAAATCGGGGgccgggagacggcggcggcctcctggTAGTCACCGTCGCTGCGTCCGCG GTTGTTCTTTCTGCATGCTTTGTATTCCTTTCAGCAATGCGCTCCATGTTG GAATGCAAGAAGGCAGCAGAATCTCTTGAGAAGTCCTTCGGTTCAGCAAGAGAGAAGCTTCCTGAAACCATGGCTTCAGTGAGACTAGTTGGAAGGGAGATCTGTGACTTGGCTGTGGATCTCAGTAATCTAAG CAGTGTCATGTATATGTTTGATCACATAAGGCATCGGGAAGACAACTACTAA
- the LOC127775408 gene encoding uncharacterized protein LOC127775408 isoform X4 has translation MPSALPPRHTQAPAPSAAASATACLLRRRRGRLRVSLCYCRASTEPLVFASPSSPSLLRSSVAVPVPSSPRHANRGPGDGGGLLVVTVAASAVVLSACFVFLSAMRSMLECKKAAESLEKSFGSAREKLPETMASVRLVGREICDLAVDLSNLRSVKN, from the exons ATGCCGTctgctcttcctcctcgccacaCCCaagctcccgcgccgtcggccgccgcctccgccaccgcctgcctcctccgccgccggcgcggccgactCCGTGTCAGCCTCTGTTACTGCAGAGCCTCCACGGAGCCTCTCGTGTTCGCCTCCCCGAGCTCTCCGTcgctcctccgctcctccgttgccgtccccgtcccctcctccccgcgccaCGCAAATCGGGGgccgggagacggcggcggcctcctggTAGTCACCGTCGCTGCGTCCGCG GTTGTTCTTTCTGCATGCTTTGTATTCCTTTCAGCAATGCGCTCCATGTTG GAATGCAAGAAGGCAGCAGAATCTCTTGAGAAGTCCTTCGGTTCAGCAAGAGAGAAGCTTCCTGAAACCATGGCTTCAGTGAGACTAGTTGGAAGGGAGATCTGTGACTTGGCTGTGGATCTCAGTAATCTAAG ATCAGTCAAGAATTGA